CGCGAGCGCGGGAACGGGCCTGGCTGCTGCGCGGCGAGGCGGGCCGGCCGATACCGACGCTGACCTGTGCCGGGACCGAGGTGCCGGGCCTGGTGATCGACCTCGACGCCAGCCTGGTGACCTGCCACTCAGAGAAGGAGCAGGCGGCCTCGACCTTCAAGA
Above is a window of Actinomycetota bacterium DNA encoding:
- a CDS encoding IS1380 family transposase; translated protein: MVDDDVLAALKQARARARERAWLLRGEAGRPIPTLTCAGTEVPGLVIDLDASLVTCHSEKEQAASTFK